Proteins from a genomic interval of Chitinimonas sp. BJYL2:
- a CDS encoding glycosyltransferase family 39 protein, translating into MLTYTPPHEQDLPQATEKPWALLLLCLAWLLPGLLGREPLKPDETLVADIIRHMVSGNSWLLPKVAGDAWVDRMPLFYWVAAGLGWLGSLAGLALHEGARLATGAFMALAFWGVGMAARELIGRRHGRSAVMIMLGSSGLLLVGHSLTPSIAVLAAWCWGLYALALAPRMPFAAAPLLGIAIAACGLAGSLAEPALLITIALILPLFRSWRFYRYRHVLLIALVIALPLIVAWPMALAKAYPEAYALWHGHYSLGFFGGFAHWQAWHPFGYYLRLLPWFAWPAWFLAGATVWMQRDRLMQARFQLPLLAGGLILLCLITSQSGRSGYALLLLPPLALIGAVGLDVLRRGASAFVNWFGVMTFGLLAGAFWLVWVAMQFGVPAKLAERISTLAPSFEYQFSLFGLMLSIGLTLAWLWAVSRRRTMGRQAVTNWAAGITLCWGLAVFIAGDWVDARTSYRDFAAAIARELPREGCVASDNLQASQRAVLHYYLGLRTERRELHPQTRCDWLLRQSTRQANAVPAGWHEVWQGARPGDRNERYYLYRRAP; encoded by the coding sequence ATGCTGACTTACACCCCGCCCCACGAGCAGGATCTCCCTCAAGCCACAGAAAAGCCTTGGGCGCTGCTACTGCTGTGTCTGGCATGGCTGCTCCCCGGCTTGCTGGGTCGCGAACCCCTCAAGCCCGACGAAACGCTGGTCGCCGATATCATTCGCCATATGGTCAGTGGCAATAGCTGGCTGCTGCCCAAGGTGGCGGGAGACGCTTGGGTAGACCGGATGCCGCTGTTCTACTGGGTCGCCGCCGGGCTCGGCTGGCTAGGCAGTCTGGCCGGACTAGCCCTGCATGAAGGTGCCCGGCTCGCGACCGGCGCCTTCATGGCACTCGCGTTCTGGGGCGTGGGCATGGCTGCGCGCGAGCTGATCGGGCGTCGCCATGGGCGCTCGGCGGTCATGATCATGCTGGGTTCAAGCGGCCTGCTGCTGGTGGGTCATTCGCTCACACCTTCGATTGCGGTACTTGCCGCCTGGTGTTGGGGCCTGTACGCACTGGCACTGGCACCGCGCATGCCCTTTGCCGCGGCACCGCTGCTCGGGATTGCCATTGCCGCCTGCGGTCTGGCGGGCAGTCTGGCCGAGCCCGCCTTGCTCATCACCATTGCCCTGATTCTGCCTCTGTTCCGGAGCTGGCGCTTCTACCGCTACCGCCATGTGCTGCTGATTGCGCTGGTGATTGCTCTGCCCCTGATCGTGGCCTGGCCCATGGCGCTGGCCAAGGCTTATCCGGAAGCCTATGCCCTCTGGCATGGCCACTACTCGCTGGGATTCTTCGGCGGGTTTGCACACTGGCAGGCCTGGCACCCATTTGGCTACTACCTGCGCCTGCTGCCTTGGTTTGCCTGGCCAGCCTGGTTTCTGGCCGGCGCCACCGTGTGGATGCAGCGTGACCGACTGATGCAGGCACGCTTCCAGCTGCCACTGCTGGCCGGGGGGCTGATCCTGCTTTGCCTGATTACCTCGCAAAGCGGGCGCAGCGGTTATGCCTTGCTCTTGTTGCCGCCGCTGGCGCTGATCGGCGCGGTCGGGCTGGATGTCTTGCGGCGCGGAGCCTCTGCCTTTGTAAACTGGTTTGGCGTGATGACCTTCGGCCTGCTGGCAGGCGCGTTCTGGCTGGTCTGGGTGGCCATGCAGTTCGGCGTACCCGCCAAGCTCGCCGAGCGGATCAGCACCCTCGCGCCCAGTTTCGAGTATCAGTTCAGCCTGTTCGGCCTGATGCTGTCGATCGGCCTCACGCTGGCCTGGCTGTGGGCCGTATCGCGCCGCCGCACCATGGGCAGGCAGGCGGTGACCAACTGGGCGGCTGGCATCACCCTTTGCTGGGGGCTCGCGGTGTTCATCGCCGGCGACTGGGTGGACGCCCGCACCAGCTACCGCGACTTTGCTGCGGCGATTGCCAGGGAGCTGCCACGCGAGGGTTGCGTTGCCAGCGACAATCTCCAGGCCAGCCAGCGGGCGGTACTGCACTACTATCTGGGCCTGCGTACCGAGCGTCGCGAACTACATCCGCAAACGCGCTGCGACTGGTTGCTGCGCCAATCAACCCGGCAGGCCAATGCGGTGCCTGCAGGCTGGCACGAAGTCTGGCAAGGCGCCCGACCGGGTGACCGCAATGAGCGCTACTACCTTTACCGGCGTGCACCATGA
- a CDS encoding PLP-dependent aminotransferase family protein: protein MTPFQVDHQHARPLVEQIVDQFIARIGDKSLRAGSRLPSIRGFAAEYHVSKFTVVEAYDRLVALGYVQSRRGSGFFVASRLEAHTHSPVRREPPLRRCVDSLWLLRQDALTTDNDIVKPGCGWLPADWMPQAELEKALRDLTRRSNPRLTAYGEPFGYRPLRQQLCVRLAELEIEAQPEQIVLTHGAMQALDLIARYFVDEGDAVLVDDPGFFNVFANQKLNGARLYGVPRTANGPDVVVLEKLLAEHKPKLFITNSVLHNPTGTSLNRATAHRCLQLAEKYDLTIVEDDIYSDFQTGPGERFAALDQLHRVIYIGSFSKTLSANLRVGFIAADPKRAQDLCDLKLLTGLSTSEASERVIHAMLTEGAYRKHMERVRTRLKQAADVALPRLESLGFEFWAQPTGGMFAYAKLPGIADAAPLAQAALGEGLMLGPGVLFCPDNGPSPWLRFNMAHMQHERAWHWLAKVAAGEQLAAL from the coding sequence GTGACCCCGTTCCAGGTAGATCATCAGCACGCCCGCCCGCTGGTTGAACAGATTGTCGACCAGTTCATCGCCCGCATTGGCGACAAGAGCCTGCGTGCCGGCAGCCGTTTACCGTCGATACGTGGCTTTGCGGCGGAATATCATGTCTCCAAGTTCACCGTGGTGGAGGCGTATGACCGCCTCGTGGCGCTGGGCTATGTGCAGTCACGCCGTGGTTCGGGTTTTTTTGTGGCCTCCCGGCTCGAAGCGCATACCCATTCACCGGTACGCCGTGAGCCCCCGCTGCGCCGCTGCGTGGACAGTTTATGGTTGCTGCGTCAGGACGCACTGACCACCGATAACGATATCGTCAAACCCGGTTGCGGTTGGTTGCCGGCCGACTGGATGCCACAGGCCGAACTCGAAAAGGCGCTGCGTGATCTGACACGACGTTCCAATCCGCGCCTGACAGCGTATGGCGAACCCTTCGGGTATCGGCCGTTGCGCCAGCAGCTGTGCGTGCGGCTGGCTGAGCTGGAAATTGAAGCCCAACCCGAGCAAATCGTGCTGACACATGGCGCGATGCAGGCGCTGGACCTGATCGCCCGCTACTTTGTGGACGAAGGCGACGCAGTGCTGGTGGATGACCCCGGCTTCTTCAATGTGTTCGCCAACCAGAAGCTCAACGGCGCACGGCTCTATGGCGTGCCACGAACGGCCAACGGCCCGGATGTGGTGGTGCTGGAAAAGCTGCTTGCCGAACACAAGCCCAAGCTCTTCATCACCAACAGCGTGCTGCACAATCCCACCGGTACCAGCTTGAACCGCGCCACCGCGCACCGCTGCCTGCAGCTGGCCGAGAAGTACGATCTGACCATCGTCGAGGACGATATCTACAGTGATTTCCAGACTGGCCCTGGCGAGCGTTTTGCCGCGCTGGATCAGCTGCATCGCGTGATCTACATCGGCAGTTTTTCAAAGACGTTGTCGGCCAATCTGCGCGTTGGCTTCATTGCGGCCGATCCCAAGCGCGCGCAGGATTTGTGTGATCTCAAGCTGCTGACGGGGCTCTCCACATCTGAGGCCAGCGAGCGGGTGATCCACGCCATGCTGACCGAAGGTGCCTACCGCAAACATATGGAGCGCGTGCGCACGCGCCTCAAACAGGCGGCGGATGTGGCGCTGCCGCGGCTGGAATCACTGGGCTTCGAATTCTGGGCGCAGCCCACTGGCGGCATGTTTGCCTATGCCAAGTTACCCGGTATTGCCGATGCCGCGCCCTTGGCGCAAGCGGCACTGGGCGAAGGTTTGATGCTGGGGCCGGGCGTGCTGTTCTGCCCCGACAACGGGCCCTCGCCTTGGCTGCGCTTCAATATGGCGCACATGCAGCATGAACGTGCCTGGCACTGGTTGGCAAAGGTCGCGGCGGGAGAGCAGCTGGCCGCGCTATAA
- a CDS encoding metallophosphoesterase — protein sequence MLLALITDLHANRHAVSACLDDAAQYSPDQYVFLGDLVGYGAEPGWVVDTVMHHVLEWGAIAVRGNHDAAAVMDGPSGMRPDAQTVIDWTRPRLTPIQRDFLRDLPLTAELGDCYFAHANPWQPENWEYVLTGGDAIHALASVPHKVIFCGHVHDPALYNLSSVGKLGHYLPVPGQGIPLAGPRRWLVIPGSCGQPRDGNTAAAYALFDTDTLTLTYRRVPYDVAGAVAAMRAAGLPEVLASRLERAG from the coding sequence ATGCTGCTTGCCCTGATTACCGATTTGCATGCCAACCGTCACGCCGTGAGCGCCTGTCTCGACGACGCCGCACAATACAGTCCGGACCAGTACGTATTCCTGGGGGATCTGGTCGGTTACGGTGCGGAGCCCGGCTGGGTTGTCGATACCGTTATGCACCATGTGCTCGAATGGGGTGCGATTGCCGTGCGGGGCAACCACGATGCCGCCGCGGTGATGGACGGCCCCAGCGGCATGCGGCCCGATGCACAAACCGTGATCGACTGGACCCGCCCGCGGCTCACGCCCATCCAGCGCGATTTCCTGCGTGATCTGCCTTTGACGGCCGAACTGGGCGATTGCTACTTCGCCCACGCCAATCCTTGGCAGCCCGAGAACTGGGAATATGTGCTCACTGGCGGTGATGCGATCCACGCGCTGGCCAGCGTGCCGCATAAGGTCATTTTTTGTGGCCACGTGCATGACCCTGCGCTGTACAACCTATCCAGCGTGGGAAAGTTGGGCCACTACCTGCCTGTGCCGGGTCAGGGCATTCCGCTGGCCGGGCCGCGGCGCTGGCTGGTGATTCCGGGCTCCTGCGGCCAGCCGCGTGATGGCAATACAGCGGCAGCCTATGCACTGTTTGATACCGATACGCTCACACTCACTTATCGCCGCGTGCCCTATGACGTGGCCGGTGCGGTGGCGGCCATGCGGGCGGCTGGTTTGCCCGAGGTGCTGGCCAGCCGCCTTGAGCGAGCCGGCTGA
- a CDS encoding TolC family protein produces MPRVILLACLPLCLSLPARSASDTSASPTGEIAAQIAAFGRHTLTTDQAVRLALVQHPAARKRLLSLGISPRSLLAAGWLERETLGLWDELLGRQIRMDDPRLPQVDALIHEVQAIRRSWYVAAAARQLAPHYLARMATLDAQAELARSRREAQTLSRFDEAKALADIAEDRQARRDEQIETDQSALALRQALGLPPDAIMQLATLPDPLSTVSSLAELDAIARQQHIDLRRALEAAPSERSAVGARMSKPVNVSLPVLEGKAPTTALDARLEARLQSAELLHRVYAELAQRRFVLARAYERWHRLQQEILPLRVTATAEALKHYNGMLKGVDVLIDARAREVATRIDEIKARRDYWLARLDLETTVGGQLPEGKEKLSEALPPLPPTQAPAVEQRKHGHGHPRH; encoded by the coding sequence TTGCCCCGCGTCATCTTGCTGGCCTGCCTGCCACTGTGCCTGAGTCTGCCGGCGCGCAGCGCCAGCGATACATCGGCCAGCCCGACCGGGGAGATCGCCGCACAGATTGCGGCGTTTGGCCGCCACACCCTCACCACCGACCAAGCCGTCCGTTTGGCACTCGTACAACATCCTGCCGCCAGAAAGCGCCTGCTGAGCTTGGGTATTTCACCGCGCTCACTGCTCGCTGCGGGCTGGCTGGAGCGGGAAACACTCGGGCTATGGGATGAACTGCTGGGCAGGCAGATACGCATGGATGACCCTCGCCTGCCGCAGGTAGACGCACTGATTCATGAGGTACAGGCAATACGCCGTAGCTGGTATGTTGCGGCCGCAGCCCGCCAGCTGGCACCCCATTACCTAGCCAGAATGGCCACGCTGGATGCTCAAGCCGAGCTGGCGCGTAGTCGGCGGGAGGCACAAACCCTCTCGCGCTTTGATGAAGCCAAGGCGCTCGCTGATATTGCCGAGGACAGGCAGGCAAGACGCGATGAACAGATCGAGACCGACCAGTCCGCCCTGGCGCTCCGACAGGCACTGGGGCTGCCGCCCGATGCCATCATGCAACTGGCCACCCTGCCGGACCCGTTATCAACAGTCAGCTCGCTGGCAGAGCTTGACGCCATTGCCCGCCAGCAACATATCGACCTGCGTCGTGCACTGGAGGCGGCGCCGTCCGAGCGCAGTGCGGTCGGCGCCCGCATGTCCAAACCCGTCAACGTGAGTCTGCCTGTACTGGAAGGCAAGGCCCCGACGACGGCGCTGGACGCACGGCTGGAAGCTCGGCTTCAGAGCGCGGAGCTGCTCCACAGGGTGTACGCGGAACTTGCCCAGCGCCGCTTTGTGCTGGCCCGAGCCTATGAGCGCTGGCATCGTCTCCAGCAAGAGATTCTGCCTCTGCGCGTTACCGCAACCGCAGAAGCCCTCAAACACTACAACGGCATGCTCAAGGGGGTGGATGTCCTGATCGATGCCAGGGCGCGCGAAGTTGCCACGCGCATTGACGAGATCAAAGCCCGTCGTGACTACTGGCTGGCGCGACTGGATCTGGAAACCACGGTTGGCGGCCAGCTCCCGGAGGGCAAGGAAAAACTGAGCGAGGCCTTGCCGCCGCTTCCGCCCACTCAGGCCCCGGCGGTGGAACAGCGCAAACACGGCCACGGCCATCCTCGGCACTGA
- the rho gene encoding transcription termination factor Rho, which translates to MHLSDLKHKHVSELLEMATDIEGANRMRKQDLLFAILKSQAKKGESIYGDGTLEVLPDGFGFLRSPDTSYLAGPDDIYVSPSQIRRFNLHTGDTIEGEIRTPKDGERYFALVKVDRVNNDTPEATKNKILFENLTPLFPTKRLHLERDIKAEENITGRVIDLVAPIGKGQRGLLVAPPKSGKTVMLTHIAHAITANHPDVVLIVLLIDERPEEVTEMLRTVRGEVVASTFDEPPTRHVQVAEMVIEKAKRLVEHKKDVVILLDSITRLARAYNTVIPASGKVLTGGVDANALQKPKRFFGAARNIEEGGSLTIIATALTDTGSRMDDVIYEEFKGTGNMELHLERRMAEKRIYPAINVNRSGTRREELLIPQDQLQKIWVLRKLLYPMDELEAMDFLLDKVRQTKSNNDFFDSMRR; encoded by the coding sequence ATGCATTTGTCCGACCTCAAGCACAAGCACGTTTCCGAACTGCTGGAGATGGCGACCGATATTGAAGGCGCCAACCGGATGCGCAAGCAGGACTTGCTGTTCGCCATCCTGAAAAGTCAGGCCAAAAAAGGCGAAAGCATTTATGGCGACGGCACACTCGAAGTGCTGCCCGATGGCTTTGGCTTCTTGCGCAGCCCCGACACGAGCTACCTGGCCGGCCCGGATGACATCTATGTCAGCCCCAGCCAGATCCGCCGCTTCAACCTGCACACCGGCGATACCATTGAAGGCGAGATCCGTACGCCCAAGGATGGCGAGCGTTATTTCGCGCTGGTGAAGGTGGATCGTGTCAACAACGACACGCCCGAAGCTACCAAGAACAAGATCCTGTTCGAGAACCTGACGCCGCTGTTCCCGACCAAGCGGCTGCATCTTGAGCGCGACATCAAGGCCGAGGAAAACATCACCGGCCGCGTCATTGATCTGGTTGCACCGATCGGCAAGGGGCAGCGCGGTCTGCTGGTTGCCCCGCCCAAATCGGGCAAAACGGTGATGCTCACCCATATCGCCCACGCCATCACGGCCAATCACCCCGATGTGGTGCTGATCGTGCTGCTGATCGACGAGCGCCCCGAAGAAGTGACCGAAATGCTGCGCACGGTGCGTGGTGAAGTGGTGGCCTCGACATTTGATGAGCCGCCCACTCGCCACGTGCAGGTGGCCGAAATGGTCATTGAAAAAGCCAAGCGGCTGGTCGAGCACAAGAAGGATGTGGTGATCCTGCTCGATTCGATCACTCGTCTGGCCCGCGCCTACAACACCGTGATCCCCGCCTCGGGCAAGGTGCTCACGGGCGGTGTGGACGCCAACGCCCTGCAAAAGCCCAAGCGCTTCTTCGGTGCCGCACGGAATATCGAAGAAGGCGGCAGCCTGACCATCATCGCCACCGCGCTGACCGACACCGGCTCGCGCATGGACGATGTGATCTACGAAGAATTCAAGGGCACGGGCAATATGGAGCTGCATCTCGAACGCCGCATGGCCGAGAAGCGCATCTACCCCGCCATCAACGTCAACCGCTCGGGCACACGCCGCGAAGAGCTGCTGATCCCGCAAGACCAGCTGCAGAAAATCTGGGTGCTGCGCAAGCTGCTCTACCCGATGGACGAGCTGGAAGCGATGGACTTCCTGCTCGACAAGGTGCGTCAGACCAAGTCCAACAACGACTTCTTCGACTCGATGAGACGTTGA
- a CDS encoding type B 50S ribosomal protein L31: MKADIHPQYQGVIFIDASVDFKFLTRTTMVPRGGETMKWTDGQEYPVVRLDVSSESHPFYTGKQKIVDTAGRIEKFNNKFAMYSKK; this comes from the coding sequence ATGAAAGCTGACATCCATCCGCAATACCAAGGCGTGATCTTCATCGACGCCAGCGTGGACTTCAAGTTCCTGACCCGCACCACCATGGTGCCGCGCGGCGGCGAAACCATGAAGTGGACCGACGGTCAGGAGTACCCGGTTGTGCGTCTGGACGTGTCGTCCGAATCGCACCCGTTCTACACCGGCAAGCAGAAGATCGTCGACACCGCCGGCCGTATCGAGAAGTTCAACAACAAGTTCGCCATGTACAGCAAGAAGTAA
- the radA gene encoding DNA repair protein RadA, translating into MAKAKTHYVCSECGGSNPKWQGQCPHCNAWNSLSETVLAESRPGNSRYQSLAAGGGVQTLASVETAEAPRMPTGAEELDRVLGGGLVRGAVVLIGGDPGIGKSTLLLQALSHMGTARKVLYVSGEESAQQIALRAQRLAVDTAPVRLLAEIQLETILATLAHEKPDVVVIDSIQTVYSDQLQSAPGSVAQVRECAAQLTRHAKTSGTTILLVGHVTKEGALAGPRVLEHIVDAVLYFEGDTHSSFRLIRAQKNRFGAVNELGVFAMTDKGLRGVSNPSALFLSQHSEPVPGTCVLVTQEGTRPLLVEIQALVDEAHAPNPKRLAVGLEQNRLALLLAVLHRHAGVACFDQDVFINAVGGVRINEPAADLAVLLAIVSSLRNRALPDKLVVFGEVGLAGEVRPVQRGQERLKEAAKLGFTRAIVPKANAPKTPIAGLRIDAVERLDQAVQALRET; encoded by the coding sequence ATGGCCAAAGCCAAAACCCATTATGTCTGCAGCGAATGCGGCGGCAGCAATCCCAAGTGGCAGGGGCAATGCCCCCATTGCAATGCCTGGAATTCGCTGAGCGAAACGGTCCTGGCCGAATCCCGGCCGGGCAATAGCCGCTATCAATCGCTCGCCGCAGGTGGCGGCGTACAGACGCTGGCCAGCGTGGAAACCGCCGAGGCGCCACGCATGCCCACCGGGGCCGAAGAGCTCGACCGGGTGCTCGGCGGCGGGCTCGTGCGGGGAGCCGTAGTCCTGATCGGCGGAGACCCCGGCATCGGCAAGTCCACGCTGCTGCTGCAGGCGCTCAGCCATATGGGAACAGCCCGCAAAGTGCTCTATGTCAGCGGGGAAGAATCGGCCCAGCAGATTGCCCTGCGGGCGCAGCGGCTGGCAGTGGATACCGCACCGGTGCGGCTGCTGGCTGAAATCCAGCTGGAAACGATCCTCGCCACACTGGCCCATGAAAAACCCGACGTCGTTGTCATTGACTCGATCCAGACCGTGTATTCGGATCAACTACAGTCAGCGCCGGGCAGCGTCGCGCAGGTGCGCGAATGTGCGGCACAGCTCACCCGCCACGCCAAGACCAGCGGCACCACCATCCTGCTGGTGGGCCATGTCACCAAGGAGGGCGCGCTGGCCGGCCCGCGCGTGCTGGAACATATCGTCGATGCCGTACTGTATTTCGAGGGCGATACGCATTCGAGCTTCCGCCTGATTCGCGCGCAGAAGAACCGTTTCGGGGCCGTAAACGAACTGGGCGTGTTTGCGATGACCGACAAGGGTCTGCGTGGTGTCAGCAACCCGTCCGCCCTGTTCCTGAGCCAGCATAGCGAACCCGTGCCCGGCACCTGCGTGCTGGTTACCCAGGAAGGCACGCGGCCACTGCTGGTAGAGATTCAGGCGCTCGTCGATGAGGCCCACGCCCCCAATCCCAAGCGACTGGCCGTGGGGCTGGAGCAGAACCGCCTGGCGCTGCTGCTGGCGGTGCTGCATCGCCATGCGGGCGTCGCGTGTTTTGATCAGGATGTCTTCATCAATGCGGTCGGGGGCGTGCGTATCAACGAACCCGCGGCTGATCTGGCGGTATTGCTGGCGATTGTTTCCTCGCTGCGCAACCGCGCACTGCCCGACAAGCTGGTGGTATTTGGCGAGGTCGGACTGGCCGGCGAGGTGCGCCCGGTACAGCGCGGCCAGGAACGGCTGAAGGAAGCCGCCAAACTGGGTTTTACCCGCGCCATCGTGCCCAAGGCCAATGCACCCAAAACGCCGATAGCCGGTCTGCGTATCGACGCAGTGGAGCGTCTGGACCAGGCCGTACAAGCGCTGCGCGAGACGTGA
- the trxA gene encoding thioredoxin TrxA has protein sequence MSSELIHHVSDAGFEADVLQAQGPVLVDYWAEWCGPCKMIAPILDEVANEYNGKLKVAKLNIDENQATPPKYGIRGIPTLMIFKNGAVVATKVGALSKSQLTTFIEANL, from the coding sequence ATGAGCAGCGAGCTGATCCACCACGTTTCCGATGCCGGTTTCGAAGCCGATGTACTGCAGGCCCAAGGTCCGGTACTGGTCGACTACTGGGCGGAATGGTGCGGCCCCTGCAAAATGATCGCCCCTATCCTTGATGAAGTGGCCAACGAATACAACGGCAAGCTCAAGGTCGCCAAGCTGAACATCGACGAGAACCAGGCCACCCCGCCCAAGTACGGCATCCGTGGCATCCCCACCCTGATGATCTTCAAGAATGGCGCGGTTGTCGCCACCAAGGTGGGTGCGCTGTCGAAGTCGCAGCTGACCACCTTCATCGAAGCCAATCTGTAA
- a CDS encoding bifunctional serine/threonine-protein kinase/universal stress protein produces the protein MARVDFVVGQQIDEFTLEEKLAEGGMAAIWRVTHPRYKGPMVMKLPKLRGEDDPTAIVGFETEQMILPRLHGVHVPAFIASGDFTAQPYLVMERIAGPSLRERLDDLPLPVDEVASIGARVAEALHDLHRQQVIHLDIKPSNILFRPDGTVVLVDFGLARHDRLPDLLAEEFRLPLGTGPYLSPEQVLHDRNEPRSDLFALGVMLYYLLTGERPFGFPTSSVGIRRRLWRDPLPPLALRADCPPWLQEVILRCLAVNPEQRYATAAELAMLLRHPDQIALTDLSRKREANGRWVVFKRWFHALGREPEVTHNTAERLDRAPIVMAAVEIAPGQEALNEALLRAVKQLMTVAGEARLACVSVLKTPRIAMEFNEDEAGRNLRVKRLVALRYWAASLGLPEARITFHVLASPDPAAALIDFAGQNQVDHLIMGARESSALRRHLGSTSSRVVAEAACSVTVVRRRDS, from the coding sequence ATGGCACGCGTTGATTTTGTCGTCGGTCAGCAGATCGACGAGTTCACGCTCGAAGAGAAGCTGGCCGAGGGCGGCATGGCCGCGATCTGGCGCGTCACCCATCCGCGCTACAAGGGCCCGATGGTGATGAAGCTGCCCAAGCTGCGCGGCGAGGACGACCCCACGGCCATCGTCGGTTTTGAAACCGAGCAGATGATCCTGCCGCGCCTGCATGGCGTGCATGTGCCGGCCTTCATTGCCAGCGGTGATTTCACCGCGCAGCCGTATCTTGTGATGGAGCGCATTGCCGGACCGTCGCTGCGCGAGCGACTTGATGACTTGCCGCTTCCCGTTGACGAGGTGGCCAGTATCGGCGCGCGCGTGGCCGAGGCCTTGCATGATCTGCACCGCCAGCAGGTGATCCATCTCGATATCAAACCCAGCAACATCCTGTTTCGCCCCGATGGCACGGTGGTGCTGGTGGACTTTGGCCTGGCGCGACATGACCGCCTGCCCGATCTGCTGGCCGAGGAGTTCCGCCTGCCGCTGGGTACGGGGCCGTATCTATCGCCCGAGCAGGTACTGCATGATCGCAACGAGCCGCGATCCGACCTGTTTGCGCTGGGCGTGATGCTCTATTACCTGCTGACTGGCGAGCGGCCCTTTGGTTTTCCGACTTCCTCCGTGGGCATACGCCGCCGCCTATGGCGCGACCCGCTGCCGCCCCTGGCCTTGCGGGCCGATTGTCCACCCTGGCTGCAGGAAGTGATCCTGCGCTGCCTGGCCGTGAACCCCGAGCAGCGCTACGCCACGGCTGCTGAACTGGCCATGCTGCTGCGTCACCCCGACCAGATTGCGCTAACGGATTTATCCCGCAAGCGCGAGGCCAATGGCCGGTGGGTCGTGTTCAAGCGCTGGTTCCATGCCCTGGGCCGTGAACCGGAGGTCACGCATAACACGGCGGAGCGGCTCGATCGCGCGCCGATCGTGATGGCGGCGGTAGAGATTGCACCGGGGCAGGAGGCGCTGAACGAAGCCCTGCTGCGCGCGGTGAAGCAGCTGATGACGGTAGCTGGCGAAGCCCGCCTCGCCTGCGTGAGCGTGCTCAAGACGCCTCGCATCGCGATGGAATTCAACGAGGACGAAGCCGGCCGCAATCTGCGCGTCAAACGGCTGGTGGCCTTGCGTTACTGGGCAGCCAGCCTCGGTTTGCCCGAGGCGCGCATCACTTTCCATGTACTGGCTTCGCCCGATCCAGCCGCGGCGCTCATTGATTTTGCCGGCCAGAATCAGGTCGATCACCTCATCATGGGCGCGCGCGAAAGCTCGGCGTTGCGCCGGCATCTGGGCAGTACCTCTTCGCGCGTGGTCGCAGAGGCGGCGTGCAGTGTGACGGTGGTGCGGCGGCGCGATAGCTGA
- a CDS encoding D-alanyl-D-alanine carboxypeptidase family protein, translating into MDYATRIAHLHAELGIPADHPQLIALPCCEEAVLLTPLGLDAFGRDQFAEPATAQAWFAMRDAAALEGIVLQIASAFRGVDYQAGLIRRKLAQGQLIDTILTVSAAPGHSEHHTGRALDITTPDSEALEEEFENTEAFAWLLVHAAAFGFRLSYPRDNPHGIIYEPWHWFHVPATAPLTA; encoded by the coding sequence ATGGACTACGCCACCCGTATCGCCCACCTGCATGCTGAACTCGGCATCCCGGCCGATCATCCGCAACTGATCGCCCTGCCCTGTTGTGAGGAGGCCGTCTTACTGACCCCGCTGGGCCTGGATGCCTTTGGCCGCGACCAGTTCGCCGAGCCCGCCACGGCCCAAGCGTGGTTTGCGATGCGCGACGCAGCGGCGCTTGAGGGTATCGTGCTGCAAATTGCCTCGGCGTTTCGCGGCGTGGACTATCAGGCTGGTTTGATTCGCCGGAAACTGGCGCAGGGCCAACTGATCGATACCATCCTCACCGTCAGCGCGGCTCCGGGTCATAGCGAACATCACACTGGGCGGGCGCTGGATATCACCACGCCAGACAGCGAGGCCCTCGAAGAGGAGTTCGAAAACACCGAGGCTTTTGCCTGGCTCTTGGTGCATGCCGCCGCCTTCGGTTTCCGTCTCAGTTACCCGCGCGACAACCCGCACGGCATCATCTACGAACCCTGGCACTGGTTTCATGTACCGGCCACCGCCCCACTGACTGCCTGA